A window of Desulfobacterales bacterium genomic DNA:
TCCACCGATGGATTCCTGCTCGGCGCTGCCGCTGTTTTGCCGATCAATTCACCATTTCAACACGGGTCCAAGCTGTGGACGCCTACCAGCCCCATGAGGGCATACCCGTGCAGTCTCAAACAGGATAGCCAGGCCCTGGAAGGCTGTTTATCCGTTTTTTCCTTGACCTCATTCAGCAGTCAAATTAGTCAAATTCCAGCTAATATCTAAATACAACCGGTGCGCTTGCAGCGCCCAGAAATTGAAAAATCAATAAAAGGCTATATTATTATGTCATCCTTTCTAAAACTTGGCGCTTGAACACTTCTATTTAGCGGAGGTAATTGAAATGATAACAGCAGGAATTGATTGTGGCGCCAAAAACACAAAAACGATTATCTTGCAACGAGGTCAGATTATCGGCAAAGCCATGCTCACCACCGGCTATGATCAAGATAAAGCCGTTATAGATTCCCTAAAGCAGGCAGCCGAGGATGCCGGCATTTCACGTGCCGATGTCCAAAGAATTGCTGTTACCGGATCCGGCAGGTGGGCGGTAAAAACTGCCGATGATACCATCAGTGACATCAAGGCCATGGCCAAAGGCGCCCATTTTTTCTTTCACAATTCCCGCACCGTCATCGATGTCGGTGCCGAAGAGGGTCGGGCGGCCAAAATTGACGAACACGGCAACGTGGTGGATTACGCGATTAATGAGAAATCCGCGGCCGGCGCCGGCACATTTATCGAAGGCATGGCCCGGGCGCTTGATGTGACCGTTGAAGAAATGGGGCCCTTGTGCCTTCAATCGGACAAAGACATCCCCATGAATGCCCAGTGCGTCATTTTTGCCGAATCAGATGTTGTTAACCTGATCCACGCCAATACCGCCAAGCCTGAGATCAGCAAAGCCATCCATGATGCAATCGCCAGCCGAATCGCTTCCATCGTCCGTCGCATCGGGATCAATGAAGATATCGTCATGTTCGGTGGTGTGGGGTACAATCCCGGATTTATATCCGCGCTTAAAAAAGAATTGAAAGTCGATACCATCTATATCCCGGATGAACCTGAATATGGCACTGCGTTTGGCGCCGCTGTATTGGCGGCCGAAACGCAATGATAGCTAATCTTATATGGCCGAATTCATATTTTTTTTAAATTTATTTACCAGCTTTTCGGCATCATATTTGATTATCCGGTGGTTTCAGGTGTCAGGTGCCACTTTACGGCCGCTGGCTTCTCGCTTCTGGCTGCTGGCCTGGACAAGCAGTCAACAAATTGATTTCCAAATCTGTTAAATTGTAAGGATTATCGTTTTCAGGTGTTAGTCCCCCTCATTGACCCTTACATTTATCACCTGCTTGCCGCGCCGTCGCTTTAGCGAAGGCGGGATACCTGAACCTAGGATACTACCAGTTTTTCAAATTATTATTTGATTTAGATGCGTTATTTTGTGGATAAATATCGAACCTATTGTAATTAAACGATTTTCAGATCGGTTTTTTAGTTCGTATGATGCGCAATGGGGATATTATAACCTAAACACCCATTTCATTTATCCTAAATTTAGTGCACAGCTTCCCAATTATCTATTACAGATTCCGAATAAACAAATACAAAGTATTCCATCCCGGTGGTGATCCAGAAATGTTCAAACAAAGTCACGCGGTAGGGCATAGGTGGCTCTGAACCGTGTTTTAGACATAGCTAAAATTTGTAGATCGAATCCAATTGCGTTTTATCTTGAGGCATATTATGTCCCGCTTGCTGCTGCAGGGTTTCATAAAAGATCGCCAAGCATCTCAAATCGGATCCATTAAAAAATTAGGCATCCTGCTTCTTTTAGCCATTGGATTTCTTGTACTGGTGACTGTTCTGGCCGTGTTCGCTCTTGAGCGGATCAAAGCTAAAATTCAAGCCGATACCGGCGAGGCTCTGCAAATCGTATTACAAACCACCCACGAGTCCCTGAACCTGTGGGTGGAATCCAACAAATTCCAAATCAGACAAACCGCAAATGACGCGACATTGATGACCTTGGTCGAGGACCAGCTAAAAGTCCCCCGCAATAAAGACACCTTGTTAAAAAGCCAAACTTTACCGAAATTGCGTAAATTTTTCAGGAGTAAAAGTGATCAGTTCGGGCAGGCCGGCAGTTTTTTTATTATTTCCCCGGATTTGGTCAATATCGCAACCATGCGTGATGGCAACATCGGGGCCAAGAACGTGATTGCCAACCAGGCCCTGGATCTTCTCAACCAGGCTTTCAAGGGTTCGGCTGTATTGGTGCCTCCGATATGGTCTGATCAGGCTTTGAAAGCATCTTCTAACGGTAAGCCGAAAAATACGCCAACCATGTTTCTGGCAGCACCCGTGAAAAATATCCAGGAAAAAATTATTGCCGTCGTTGCGCAGCAAATCGATCCTTCCGGGGAATTTACCCGACTGATTCAACTGGGGCGCATCGGTAAAAGCGGCGAAACTTATGCTTTCGGCCGCTATGGCAAGCTGCTTTCCGAAAGTCGTTTTGAAGATGATTTGCGTCGGGCTGGGCTGCTCGGTAAAAACGAAAGCAGCATTCTAGCGGTCAGCGTACGTGATCCCGGCGGTGATTTGACCAGGGGCTATTCTGCAGCGGTTCCCAGATATCAGCAGCCGCTGACCCTGATGGCCCAAGAAGCAACCAAAGGAAAAGCCGGCCTGAATGTGACCGGATACCGCGATTACCGGGGTGTGCCGGTTTACGGCGCCTGGTTATGGGATGATAAATTAGGAATCGGGCTGACCACCAAAATTGATGAAGCAGATGCCCTCGGCCCCTATTTTGCAACACGCACGGTGATCCTGAGCGTGCTGGGGATTACGGTTTTGTTGGCCCTGGGCTCGTTGGCGTTTGCGGTGCTCATTGAGGAGCGCGCCAGTCGCGCTTTACAAAAATCCCATGACGAGCTTGAATTTCGGGTCGAGCAAAGAACCGCTGAACTGAAAGAGAACCAGGCGCGGCTAATGGAGAGCGAAGAACGTTTTCGGGGTTATTTTGAGCACAGCCAGGTCGGTATGACCGTCACCGCACCGGATAAGGGGTGGATAGAGGTTAACGGCCAGTTACAGCAGATGCTGGGGTATAACCTGGACGAGTTGCGCCAAATGACCTGGGCTGAGCTGACCCACCCGGACGATTTAGCAGCGGATTTGAAAAACTTCGAGCGAATGATGGCCGGTGAGATTGACGACTACGCCATGGACAAACGTTTCATCCGCAAGAACGGCGGGATCGTGTATGCGAACATGACGGTCACTTGCGTGCGCAATGAAGATGGTTCCGTTCAAAATGTCCTGGCCTCGATGCTGGATATCAGCGAACGTAAAGAGGTCGAGCAGGCTTTGTTCGAAAGCAGAGCAACTGCGCGAGGGCTGTTGGATGCCACCCAGGAATCTCTCATTCTGCTGGATAAAGAGGGCATCATAATTGCCGTAAACCAGACCGCCGCGCACAGACTGCAGCAAAAACCGGCAGAACTCATCGGAACCAACCGTTTTGATCTATTACCTGGAAATGTACGCACGTTGCGGAAAGCACATTTTGAAAAGGTTTTGCAAACCGGTGAGCCTGAAGATTTTGAAGATGTTCGGGACGAAATGATATTTCATAATATTTATTATCCGGTTCGGGATAAAGACGATGTTATCATGGGGGTTGCCATTTTTGCCCAGGATATCACCGAGCGCAAGAAGGCCGAAAAAGCCATAATGGAGCGTGAACAGCAAATCACCGGCATTCTCGATCATACCTTTGGGTTGATCGGGTTAATGAGACCCGACGGAACTGTCATTCGGGTAAATAAAGCAGCTTTGGAAATGGGCGGCATCAGCGAGACGGATATCATTGGCCAGGCCTTCTGGAAAGGGCCATGGTGGTCCCACTCAAAGGAGCTCCAGACGTGGTTGCAGGGCGCTATAAAACGGTCGGCCGGTGGGGAATTCATACGCGAGGAAACAACTCATCCGGATCCGGACGGAGAAATTCATTTCGTAGACTTTTCAATCAGCCCTATCAAAGACGACTCAGGGAAGGTAATTCTTTTGGTCCCTGAAGGATATGATATTACCGATAAAAAGAAAGCTGAAGAAGCCATTCGCGAAAGCAGAGAGCGGCTTGATACCATCCTGAAAACCACCGCCCAGGGATTCTGGCTTAATGATCCTGATGACAATATGATGGAAGTCAATGACGCCATGTGCAAAATTCTGGCTTTGACAAAAGAAGAGATCATCGACCGGAATTTTTTTGAATTTCTCGATGAGGAAAACAAGGAGATTGTGCATCAGCAGAATCTGATGCGCAAAAAAGGCATCCATAGTATGTATGAGATTTCGTTAATGCGATCCGATGGGCAGCAAGTCCCTTGCTTGATGAACGCCTCCCCCCTTTTAGATAAGGAAGGGAATGTTGTTGGTTCATTTGGTATGACAACCAACATCGCCGAGCGCAAGCAGATGGAAGAAGAATTAAGACGCAATGTGGATGAACTGGAGCGGTTTAGCAAGGTTGCCTTTGGGCGGGAAAAAAAGATGATCCAGCTCAAGCAGGAAATTAACGCGTTAATGAGCCAAATGGGTCAAGGGGAAAAATATAAAATTGTAGAATGATCTTCATAAACGCCGGCATAAGGAGGTGCAAATATGTTCAAAGAAGAAAGAGAAGAGCTCAAATTCGATTGGAGCATGATTGGCAATATCGGGGAAGGGCGCCCCAACCTCGGCAACACCATGGATGTCAGCGTTTACCGGCTGATGCAGTTTACCCTCAGGGATGTGCTCATCAAGCAATTCGATGCGGAAACCGCAGATAACATATTTTATGAGGCCGGCAAACATGCCGGCAAAGAGTTTTGCAAAGAGTTGATCACCCGCAAAGATGATTTTAATGCATTTGTGGTCGAGCTCCAGGAGTTGCTAAAAAAGCTAAAAATCGGCATTTTACGCATAGAAGAAGCTGATCTTGAAAAAATGAACTTTATGTTGACGGTTGCTGAAGATCTGGATTGTTCCGGCCTGCCGGCTAGTGACGAAACCATCTGTACCTACGATGAGGGATTTATCAGCGGGCTGCTCTCTGAATACACCGGGAAAAATTTCAGCGCCAAGGAAATCGACTGCTGGTGTTCCGGTGATAGGGTCTGTCGCTTTGAAGCCAAATCAGTTGCCTGAGGATTCAGCGAATGCTTAAAGTAAAAGAGGAAGATATCGATAAAATAACAGAGGTTTTTTATCTGATTCTCAAGGGTAAAAAGCCGACATCTATCGAGCTGCCTGAAGATTATCCGGACAATGAAATCAAACAGGCGGTCAGCTACATCAATAAATTCATTGCTGAGTATAACGGCGTGACAGAGCTCATTTATACGCTGGCCAGGGGCGATCTGAGTTTTGAAGCACCCAAAGGGAAAATGCTCATCCTGCAGTCGCTAAAGAATTTGCAGGCCAGTCTAAGACATTTGACCTGGACGACCCAGCAGATCGCCAAGGGGGATTTCAATCGCGAAGTCGATTTTATGGGAGAGTTCTCAGCCGCCTTCAACAGTATGGCCCGGCAGCTAAAGAATTCCTTCACAGAACTGTCAATTATCAATCGTGTGGTGCAGGACCTGAGTGGAGAACTGGATTTTCAAAAGATGATTGAGCTCGCCAGCCAGACGCTTAACGAAATGCTCAAGGCCCACACCCTATATATTGCACTGTATGACAAGCAGAGCCAATCGATTAGTTTTCCCTATTACAAGGCCGGCAACCAACAAAGACAACAGCCATCGATGTCCCTGGGTCAGGGATTGACCTCAAAGGTCATAGAATCGGCGCAGCCCCTGTTGTGCGGAACCTGCCAGGAACAGAACGACCAGGGTGTCGTCATTGCATCCGGCGAATGTGAGACGTATCTGGGCGTGCCCATTTTAATCGGCAAAGAGGCAATCGGTGTTCTCAGCGTGCAGCATCCCGACGCGAATCGGTACAGTCAGGATGATGTGCGCCTGGTGAGCACGATTGCCGCCAATCTGGGGATTGCCTTAGAGAATGCACGCTTATTTACCGAATCGCAA
This region includes:
- a CDS encoding acyl-CoA dehydratase activase gives rise to the protein MITAGIDCGAKNTKTIILQRGQIIGKAMLTTGYDQDKAVIDSLKQAAEDAGISRADVQRIAVTGSGRWAVKTADDTISDIKAMAKGAHFFFHNSRTVIDVGAEEGRAAKIDEHGNVVDYAINEKSAAGAGTFIEGMARALDVTVEEMGPLCLQSDKDIPMNAQCVIFAESDVVNLIHANTAKPEISKAIHDAIASRIASIVRRIGINEDIVMFGGVGYNPGFISALKKELKVDTIYIPDEPEYGTAFGAAVLAAETQ
- a CDS encoding PAS domain S-box protein, translating into MSRLLLQGFIKDRQASQIGSIKKLGILLLLAIGFLVLVTVLAVFALERIKAKIQADTGEALQIVLQTTHESLNLWVESNKFQIRQTANDATLMTLVEDQLKVPRNKDTLLKSQTLPKLRKFFRSKSDQFGQAGSFFIISPDLVNIATMRDGNIGAKNVIANQALDLLNQAFKGSAVLVPPIWSDQALKASSNGKPKNTPTMFLAAPVKNIQEKIIAVVAQQIDPSGEFTRLIQLGRIGKSGETYAFGRYGKLLSESRFEDDLRRAGLLGKNESSILAVSVRDPGGDLTRGYSAAVPRYQQPLTLMAQEATKGKAGLNVTGYRDYRGVPVYGAWLWDDKLGIGLTTKIDEADALGPYFATRTVILSVLGITVLLALGSLAFAVLIEERASRALQKSHDELEFRVEQRTAELKENQARLMESEERFRGYFEHSQVGMTVTAPDKGWIEVNGQLQQMLGYNLDELRQMTWAELTHPDDLAADLKNFERMMAGEIDDYAMDKRFIRKNGGIVYANMTVTCVRNEDGSVQNVLASMLDISERKEVEQALFESRATARGLLDATQESLILLDKEGIIIAVNQTAAHRLQQKPAELIGTNRFDLLPGNVRTLRKAHFEKVLQTGEPEDFEDVRDEMIFHNIYYPVRDKDDVIMGVAIFAQDITERKKAEKAIMEREQQITGILDHTFGLIGLMRPDGTVIRVNKAALEMGGISETDIIGQAFWKGPWWSHSKELQTWLQGAIKRSAGGEFIREETTHPDPDGEIHFVDFSISPIKDDSGKVILLVPEGYDITDKKKAEEAIRESRERLDTILKTTAQGFWLNDPDDNMMEVNDAMCKILALTKEEIIDRNFFEFLDEENKEIVHQQNLMRKKGIHSMYEISLMRSDGQQVPCLMNASPLLDKEGNVVGSFGMTTNIAERKQMEEELRRNVDELERFSKVAFGREKKMIQLKQEINALMSQMGQGEKYKIVE
- a CDS encoding 4-vinyl reductase; its protein translation is MFKEEREELKFDWSMIGNIGEGRPNLGNTMDVSVYRLMQFTLRDVLIKQFDAETADNIFYEAGKHAGKEFCKELITRKDDFNAFVVELQELLKKLKIGILRIEEADLEKMNFMLTVAEDLDCSGLPASDETICTYDEGFISGLLSEYTGKNFSAKEIDCWCSGDRVCRFEAKSVA